A window from Mya arenaria isolate MELC-2E11 chromosome 9, ASM2691426v1 encodes these proteins:
- the LOC128245891 gene encoding putative nuclease HARBI1, with protein sequence MFDELLQRLAPRLQKSDTHWRKALDPGLKLAVTLRHLAAGDSYPSLSYDFRVASSTISLFIPEVCEAIVQSYSEDVIPIPNTPEEWRPIAEEFERRWNVPHACGALDGKHIALRKPRRSGSEYYNYKGFFSIVLMALVDANYRFLWIDVGGHGHMSDAQIYNNSELSEMLEDGTIGLPPPEPLPNDDRDMPYFILGDDAFGLRTYLMKPFGRRGLEREKLITNYRLSRGRRVVENAFGILAARFRVLLTTMQQTPEIAATIVESCVCLHNLMRIRYPGLQQAQLDQEDDQHNLVSGAWRTNEMLTAIQQVRGHNRDATDAKQQREYLSKYFNSAAGSVPWQDRMVN encoded by the coding sequence ATGTTCGACGAGCTTCTGCAACGCCTCGCGCCCAGACTTCAGAAGTCGGACACCCACTGGAGAAAAGCCCTAGATCCCGGATTGAAGCTGGCGGTAACACTACGGCACCTAGCAGCAGGGGATTCCTACCCTTCCCTCTCTTATGATTTTAGGGTGGCTAGTTCAACAATTTCCCTCTTTATCCCAGAAGTCTGCGAGGCCATAGTACAATCATATAGCGAAGATGTCATCCCTATCCCCAATACACCTGAAGAATGGAGGCCAATAGCTGAAGAGTTTGAAAGGAGGTGGAATGTCCCTCATGCATGTGGAGCTCTTGATGGCAAACACATTGCTCTGAGGAAGCCCCGCAGATCCGGCTCTGAATACTACAACTATAAAGGATTTTTCTCAATTGTGCTCATGGCTCTTGTTGATGCCAACTACAGGTTTCTGTGGATAGACGTCGGAGGTCATGGGCACATGTCAGATGCCCAGATATATAACAATTCAGAGCTCAGTGAGATGCTAGAAGATGGAACCATTGGCTTACCACCTCCAGAACCTCTTCCAAATGATGACCGTGATATGCCTTACTTCATTCTTGGTGACGATGCTTTTGGGTTAAGGACCTATTTGATGAAGCCCTTTGGAAGACGCGGCCTGGAAAGGGAGAAGCTCATAACCAATTACCGGCTATCTAGAGGAAGAAGAGTGGTCGAAAATGCATTTGGCATCCTGGCGGCCAGATTCAGAGTGCTTCTCACAACTATGCAGCAAACACCGGAAATTGCTGCAACCATAGTTGAATCGTGTGTGTGCTTGCACAATCTAATGAGGATTAGGTATCCCGGCCTACAACAAGCTCAACTGGACCAAGAGGATGACCAGCATAACCTTGTTTCTGGAGCCTGGAGAACGAATGAGATGCTGACTGCAATCCAGCAAGTAAGGGGCCATAATCGTGACGCAACCGACGCCAAACAGCAGAGGGAGTACTTATCCAAGTACTTTAATAGTGCAGCCGGGTCTGTGCCTTGGCAAGACAGAATGGTAAACTAG